A stretch of the Nakaseomyces glabratus chromosome L, complete sequence genome encodes the following:
- the SPC42 gene encoding Spc42p (CAGL0L01793g~Ortholog(s) have structural constituent of cytoskeleton activity, role in microtubule nucleation, spindle pole body duplication and central plaque of spindle pole body, intermediate layer of spindle pole body localization), translating to MNISPTPKRYNSRGDRYYASQARGKVPEFEPYRKSGLNFNDGYSGINPPVYKNGLHSNLDDDKLVPEEIKLQRTVINDLISQNKELQTTVHTQREEIERLNIIIGQFRAKLTKYSVMNRKLEDELRGSERSSNALNKDRNDDRNDSILENSFENAEDYIQIPKLRYNSKGKQDKSPQTNDLNDRLSQLVQLLEKSQQNNSTKINSNSNDMSPPVCSSATPPERNNKPIMSSPKIRDPSEEDILCQESAELKSLENQIELVKKKLLIKRENELRKLSLENELIELMDQLSTDASPYRYGKSKGNFISTSKHEKHDENLSDIYGDYTGKNSLRKHNIKPFNPIKMDNILETPTPPNRRNSE from the coding sequence ATGAATATTTCTCCAACGCCAAAAAGGTATAACTCGAGAGGAGATCGATATTATGCGTCCCAAGCTAGAGGTAAAGTACCGGAGTTTGAACCTTATAGGAAATCAGGATTGAATTTTAATGATGGGTATAGCGGCATTAACCCACCTGTGTACAAAAACGGACTTCACTCGAATTTAGACGATGATAAACTGGTACCTGAAGAGATAAAACTTCAACGTACTGTGATAAACGACCTTATTTCTCAAAACAAAGAGCTACAAACAACTGTACATACCCAAcgtgaagaaattgaacggctcaatattatcattgGCCAATTTAGAGCGAAGTTGACAAAATACAGTGTGATGAACAGAAAACTAGAGGACGAATTGAGAGGCTCTGAAAGATCGTCAAATGCTTTGAATAAAGATAGAAATGACGATAGAAATGACTCGATTTTAGAGAACTCGTTTGAGAATGCTGAAGATTATATTCAGATCCCCAAACTAAGATATAATAGTAAAGGTAAACAGGACAAAAGCCCTCAAACGAATGATTTGAACGACAGGCTTAGTCAATTAGTTCAACTATTAGAAAAAAGTCAACAGAACAATTCTACAAAAATTAACAGCAATTCCAATGATATGTCACCACCTGTCTGTAGTTCTGCTACACCTCCAGAGAGAAACAATAAACCAATTATGAGTTCCCCGAAAATACGAGACCCGTCTGAAGAGGATATTTTATGTCAAGAAAGTGCTGAACTAAAAAGTCTTGAGAACCAAATAGAacttgtgaaaaaaaaattactaaTAAAAAGAGAGAATGAACTGAGAAAGCTATCTTTAGAAAATGAGCTAATAGAATTGATGGATCAGCTATCGACTGATGCATCACCCTACAGATATGGCAAGAGTAAAGGGAATTTTATCTCGACTAGTAAGCACGAAAAACATGACGAAAATTTATCAGATATATATGGAGATTATACAGGGAAAAATAGCTTGAGAAAGCATAATATTAAACCGTTTAATCCTATAAAAATGGATAATATTCTGGAAACACCAACACCACCTAATAGAAGAAATTCTGAATGA